A window of the Candidatus Berkelbacteria bacterium genome harbors these coding sequences:
- the trxB gene encoding thioredoxin-disulfide reductase: MGKRYKVIIIGSGPAGMTAALYTARAELKPLVLAGREAGGQLMLTTDVENFPGFTSILGPELMKRLTEHAQKFGAEIVRVNVTKVDFSARPLRLWVDRTEYQAEAMIIATGASAQWLGLESETRLRGKGVSSCATCDGFFFRDKKIAVVGGGDTALEEATFLTRFASHVTLIHRRDAFRASKPLQQRASNDAKISVLWNQEVQQVLGDRQVTGLKLRNTQTDEVSEISVSGLFVAIGHKPNTEIFQGQLELDEKGYIVGYPNSATSKEGVFVAGDVEDHRYRQAITAAGAGCKAAIDAERWLSDRLGLESRTILYGN, from the coding sequence ATGGGCAAACGTTATAAAGTTATTATCATCGGCTCTGGACCAGCGGGCATGACGGCCGCACTTTACACTGCTCGGGCCGAGCTTAAACCCCTAGTGTTAGCTGGCCGCGAAGCTGGCGGTCAGCTTATGCTTACGACCGACGTTGAGAACTTTCCAGGTTTCACAAGCATTTTGGGTCCGGAACTGATGAAGCGTTTAACAGAACATGCGCAAAAGTTTGGGGCCGAGATTGTTCGTGTTAATGTAACTAAAGTGGATTTCAGCGCCCGCCCTCTGCGTTTATGGGTTGATCGAACAGAATATCAAGCTGAAGCAATGATTATCGCCACCGGCGCCTCGGCACAATGGCTCGGTTTGGAATCTGAAACCCGTCTTCGCGGCAAGGGAGTTTCTAGTTGTGCGACTTGTGACGGATTCTTTTTTCGTGATAAGAAGATCGCGGTTGTGGGCGGTGGCGATACAGCGTTGGAAGAAGCAACCTTCTTAACTCGTTTTGCCTCTCATGTGACACTCATTCATCGTCGGGATGCTTTTCGAGCCTCAAAGCCGCTTCAACAGCGCGCCTCGAACGACGCTAAAATATCAGTTCTGTGGAATCAGGAGGTCCAGCAAGTTTTGGGCGATCGGCAAGTAACGGGCTTGAAACTGCGTAATACTCAAACTGACGAAGTGAGTGAGATTTCAGTCAGTGGACTTTTTGTGGCGATCGGCCACAAACCGAACACTGAAATTTTTCAGGGCCAACTTGAGTTGGATGAAAAAGGTTATATAGTTGGTTATCCGAATTCGGCAACAAGTAAAGAAGGTGTTTTTGTAGCTGGAGATGTTGAGGATCATCGTTATCGTCAGGCGATCACAGCGGCTGGGGCAGGCTGTAAGGCGGCAATAGATGCCGAACGCTGGTTATCAGACAGACTTGGACTTGAATCCCGTACTATTTTATACGGTAATTGA
- a CDS encoding AAA family ATPase — protein MNSSIFVPFSPPKKLPGLNSDQKKVLEKLIRSLSGKTKKHVFLTGKRGVGKHTLIQALSTYSKALHRTKCFKLDSGAFITQLYEPTDVSQFFRETNTFARTHSRALIFIDEPELIFDSIDRIEARRLARWLRELNDAFDVRIVMLGSNTIYLNSFPLLISKFDFLHLNGFSDQETGNLLQAQGPEINSLTQKITSLTRRFFPQYGLPGGALELLQNASEIAEQCRETLNQRHLYEWISEVRGIPLAALMVDESTQLISLKQNLKKDIIGQNHVIESVCRTILRASVGLRPNNRPIASFLFLGPSGVGKTELAKRVAEQLFKSPDAFIRIDMSEFSESHTVQRLIGAPPGYIGYEEGGQLTNPVYREPYSLVLLDEIEKAHPKVFDIFLQLLDDGRLTDGKGQTVDFTHTIVVATSNIGLNEIITAAHDGTLSNHQTFLRDKLFPLLIRHFRPEFLNRFDGLQVFQPLQIQHLIEIGQRELKSVAKYLQDRHVTLHVQSETLVKIAHEAYEPTFGARPMRRLIQDKIESPLAEKILRGELLPNSSITV, from the coding sequence ATGAATTCTTCAATCTTCGTTCCATTCTCCCCACCCAAAAAACTGCCGGGACTTAACAGCGATCAAAAAAAAGTGCTCGAAAAATTGATCCGGTCATTGAGTGGTAAGACAAAGAAACATGTTTTCTTAACCGGCAAACGCGGTGTTGGTAAACATACCTTGATTCAGGCCCTATCGACTTACTCGAAAGCGCTCCACCGTACAAAATGTTTTAAATTGGATTCTGGAGCTTTTATCACACAGCTTTATGAACCGACTGATGTTAGTCAATTCTTTCGCGAAACAAATACTTTCGCCAGGACACATTCTAGGGCGCTGATTTTTATTGATGAACCCGAACTGATTTTTGACAGTATTGACCGAATTGAAGCGCGTCGCCTCGCGCGCTGGCTAAGGGAATTAAACGATGCATTCGACGTTCGGATTGTCATGCTCGGTTCCAATACAATATATTTAAACTCTTTTCCATTATTGATCTCTAAATTTGATTTTTTGCATCTAAATGGCTTTTCTGATCAAGAAACTGGAAATCTTCTCCAAGCGCAGGGGCCAGAAATCAACTCTTTAACACAAAAAATAACTAGTTTGACAAGACGTTTTTTCCCTCAATATGGCTTGCCTGGCGGCGCGCTTGAACTCTTGCAGAACGCTTCTGAAATTGCCGAGCAATGTCGCGAAACTCTTAACCAACGCCATCTGTATGAATGGATAAGCGAGGTGCGAGGCATTCCGCTTGCCGCCCTTATGGTTGATGAATCAACTCAACTTATTAGCCTCAAGCAAAATTTAAAAAAAGACATCATCGGTCAAAACCACGTCATCGAATCAGTTTGTCGCACTATTCTGCGCGCGAGTGTCGGTTTGCGTCCGAATAATCGCCCAATCGCAAGCTTTCTCTTTCTTGGCCCTTCAGGAGTGGGTAAAACTGAACTGGCAAAACGCGTAGCGGAACAACTTTTTAAAAGTCCGGACGCTTTTATTCGCATTGATATGTCGGAATTTTCCGAGTCCCATACTGTCCAACGCTTAATTGGCGCTCCACCAGGTTACATTGGCTATGAGGAAGGCGGCCAACTAACTAATCCGGTTTACAGAGAACCTTATTCACTGGTTCTTTTAGATGAGATTGAAAAAGCCCACCCAAAAGTTTTCGACATTTTTCTCCAGCTTCTTGATGACGGCCGTCTCACCGATGGCAAGGGCCAGACCGTTGATTTTACCCACACCATTGTTGTTGCCACCAGTAATATCGGTCTAAATGAAATTATCACAGCGGCCCACGACGGAACACTTTCCAACCATCAGACCTTCTTACGCGACAAATTATTTCCACTTTTAATTCGTCATTTTCGACCCGAGTTTTTGAATCGTTTTGACGGGCTCCAGGTGTTTCAGCCACTCCAAATTCAACATCTTATTGAAATAGGACAGCGCGAACTTAAAAGCGTCGCCAAATACCTACAAGACCGCCACGTTACACTGCATGTCCAAAGCGAGACTCTAGTAAAAATTGCGCATGAGGCCTATGAACCAACATTTGGCGCCCGGCCAATGCGGCGCCTTATCCAGGATAAAATTGAATCGCCTTTAGCCGAGAAAATTTTGCGCGGCGAGCTTTTACCAAATAGCTCAATTACCGTATAA